In one Desulfobaculum bizertense DSM 18034 genomic region, the following are encoded:
- a CDS encoding linear amide C-N hydrolase — MRKTLIISTIILAYIALTFSTSPNTMACSEIHIQNNNANVSARNFDFMSGKGLISISPRGQLHKSAFSSNAHPSKQWTSKYASVSFWVSLPSNNSNPILAGVDGINEAGLKIGTYFLEASQYPAPTGSESIAITSYMQYLLDNYANVAEALADIQSSSYTLLPVSANDLKIKLHFYIHDQDGHSAIIDFLDGQPIIFTAPKTTILTNTPYSEALKALTTYSEFGGKEDIPGGPESLERFVRGAFYKKHLPAPATNKQAINSGFALVQLLSVPPKFEHGCTQWTIVTDIKNKRIFYRTLNDPTIQKIDLTTLDFSKAESKEFNQP; from the coding sequence ATGCGGAAAACACTTATTATTTCAACTATAATTTTAGCTTATATTGCTCTTACTTTCTCGACCAGTCCTAACACAATGGCGTGCTCTGAGATACACATACAAAACAACAACGCAAATGTTTCAGCCCGGAACTTTGATTTCATGTCAGGGAAAGGATTAATTTCCATATCTCCCAGAGGGCAACTCCATAAATCAGCTTTTTCGTCCAACGCTCACCCTTCAAAACAATGGACCAGCAAATATGCTAGCGTATCTTTCTGGGTTTCTCTTCCTTCCAACAATTCAAATCCAATACTCGCCGGGGTCGATGGGATAAACGAGGCAGGATTAAAAATTGGTACATATTTCCTTGAAGCATCGCAGTACCCTGCGCCGACAGGATCAGAATCAATAGCAATCACATCTTATATGCAATACCTTCTCGACAACTACGCAAATGTTGCCGAGGCACTCGCAGACATTCAGTCTAGTTCCTACACTCTCCTTCCTGTCTCAGCTAATGATCTCAAAATCAAACTCCACTTCTACATCCACGATCAAGATGGACATTCAGCCATAATTGATTTCCTCGACGGCCAACCAATAATCTTCACTGCGCCAAAGACAACAATCCTTACAAATACTCCCTACAGTGAGGCTCTCAAAGCTCTCACAACCTACTCAGAGTTTGGGGGCAAAGAAGATATCCCCGGAGGCCCTGAATCACTCGAACGATTTGTACGCGGAGCATTTTACAAAAAACATCTTCCCGCCCCCGCGACAAACAAGCAGGCAATAAATTCAGGGTTCGCTCTTGTACAACTTCTTTCTGTTCCCCCCAAATTTGAACATGGCTGCACACAATGGACCATAGTCACCGACATAAAAAACAAACGCATTTTTTATCGCACGCTCAATGATCCCACTATTCAAAAAATC
- a CDS encoding helix-turn-helix transcriptional regulator, protein MRNREIIERAPKDAAHIPVQLVETPKLLLTSREVSELTGISVSTLSIWRTRKEGPRYVKFNRGIFYRPESLRKFFEYCEVRTIDMR, encoded by the coding sequence ATGAGGAATCGAGAAATCATAGAACGCGCGCCCAAAGACGCAGCACACATTCCAGTCCAGCTTGTGGAAACGCCAAAGCTCCTTTTGACATCCAGAGAAGTCAGCGAGCTAACCGGAATATCTGTCAGCACACTGAGCATTTGGCGCACGAGAAAAGAAGGTCCGCGCTATGTGAAGTTCAACCGAGGAATATTCTATCGACCAGAGTCGCTCAGAAAGTTCTTTGAATACTGTGAAGTGCGCACTATCGATATGCGATAA